From a region of the Acidobacteriota bacterium genome:
- a CDS encoding cupin domain-containing protein, producing MAAVNEDALRETLRSEGFRRVYVWQDGPSAYYPEHTHPTETAHIVLDGEMTLMMDGAMRTYKTGERCDVPAGAEHCARMGAQGCRYLIGER from the coding sequence ATGGCAGCTGTGAATGAGGACGCCTTACGCGAAACCCTTCGCTCAGAAGGATTTCGGCGCGTTTATGTCTGGCAGGACGGGCCTAGCGCGTACTATCCCGAACATACTCATCCGACCGAAACAGCGCATATCGTTCTCGACGGCGAGATGACTCTCATGATGGATGGCGCCATGCGAACTTACAAAACGGGAGAACGGTGCGATGTTCCGGCCGGAGCAGAGCATTGCGCCCGCATGGGAGCACAGGGCTGCAGATATCTAATCGGAGAACGGTAA
- a CDS encoding DoxX family protein: MSIVNTSIHLYRRLLRVLNFLQCPFLLFVRVYWGWQFWQTGWGKLQDISKPIGFFTELGIPFPVFNAWFVSMLECVGGILLILGLASRLISIPLVIDMAVAYIAADREALKSIFSEPDKFYAASPYTFLFASLIVLLFGPGAISLDSLIARYVRKRHPIETHSTIISQKV, encoded by the coding sequence ATGAGCATCGTTAACACGAGCATTCACCTTTACCGCCGCCTTCTCAGAGTTCTCAATTTCCTCCAATGCCCTTTCCTATTGTTCGTGCGCGTCTACTGGGGATGGCAATTTTGGCAGACCGGCTGGGGAAAGCTGCAAGATATCTCCAAACCTATCGGTTTCTTTACCGAACTCGGCATTCCCTTTCCGGTATTCAACGCGTGGTTCGTTTCTATGCTGGAATGTGTTGGAGGAATCCTGCTCATCTTAGGACTCGCTTCGCGATTGATCTCGATTCCGCTGGTTATCGACATGGCCGTCGCTTACATCGCCGCAGACCGGGAGGCGCTGAAGTCCATCTTCTCCGAGCCAGACAAGTTTTATGCCGCCTCACCGTATACCTTCCTCTTCGCTTCGCTCATAGTGCTACTGTTCGGTCCGGGAGCAATTTCTCTCGATTCCTTGATTGCGCGCTACGTCAGGAAGCGCCATCCCATCGAGACTCACTCAACGATAATCTCGCAGAAAGTCTGA
- a CDS encoding DUF4142 domain-containing protein yields the protein MRLLAILCLALCVSAVAQEKSSGSKSQKSTAKAGAVSDSQFVTKAAQGNMAEVALGKMATEKSQNDDVKKFGQMMVDDHSKAEQELEGVASKNNLQVPKEVGAEQKAEQQRLEKLSGAAFDRAYMQMMVKDHVKDVAEFKKEAANTSANSDVKDFATRTYPTLDNHLTHAKAVHDAMNKSGSNGKVGSKSKKKNTAGTTSGGPGLNLI from the coding sequence ATGCGTTTGCTGGCCATTCTATGTTTGGCGCTCTGTGTGTCTGCCGTTGCGCAGGAGAAGAGCTCTGGATCGAAATCCCAAAAATCAACGGCGAAGGCCGGCGCAGTTTCCGACTCTCAGTTTGTAACCAAAGCTGCTCAAGGGAATATGGCTGAAGTTGCGCTGGGAAAAATGGCAACTGAGAAGTCACAGAACGATGACGTGAAGAAGTTCGGTCAGATGATGGTCGACGATCACTCGAAGGCCGAGCAGGAGCTTGAAGGAGTGGCGTCAAAGAACAATTTGCAGGTCCCAAAAGAAGTAGGTGCCGAACAAAAAGCTGAGCAGCAGCGGCTGGAAAAGCTATCCGGCGCTGCCTTTGATCGGGCTTACATGCAAATGATGGTTAAGGATCACGTGAAGGATGTGGCGGAGTTCAAGAAGGAAGCTGCAAACACGTCCGCCAACTCCGATGTCAAAGACTTCGCGACTCGCACTTATCCTACGCTGGATAACCACCTGACCCACGCAAAGGCAGTTCACGACGCCATGAACAAGTCAGGTAGCAACGGCAAAGTTGGGAGTAAGTCCAAGAAGAAGAACACGGCAGGAACCACGAGCGGCGGTCCGGGGCTCAACCTGATTTGA
- a CDS encoding sensor histidine kinase has translation MAQSYASPRSATAGLLVGLAITLAVVVAYSWYVTRQISGLRELQTSITERNRMDSLQLLRIQNTLNSIALGMRDVLDNTEHYPVKAFQGQFQRLRTDLEDGMKREQAVSVATRTAEQHQYLESSVAQFWEALDHVFDLSRNGKEEEARLQISQSLQAREAALSIAVARLLVENNESEKQAAERVNDIYRRVERQAYTFLIAALAAIVLTSVLLIRSNRELFHRLATLSEQRSDLAQKLISTQESTLSYVSRELHDEFGQILTALGAMLTRAAKRNPDAELNESLREIRDVAQSALNKVRTLSQALHPVMLDEAGLEQSLDWYLPTVERQTGIAISYEKSGSAFEVPRSAGVHIYRVVQEALNNVKRHSGAQRAWVRLRFLADALELEIEDHGRGLARSNGTRGIGLVGMRERAQLIDAQLSFTQPAEGGTLVKLRVPRTASAEANKEPEHVG, from the coding sequence GTGGCTCAGTCTTACGCAAGCCCGCGCTCAGCTACGGCCGGACTACTGGTGGGACTCGCTATCACGCTGGCGGTAGTCGTCGCATATTCCTGGTATGTGACCCGGCAGATCTCTGGCTTGCGCGAGCTGCAAACGTCCATTACTGAGCGAAATCGGATGGACTCGCTGCAGTTGTTACGAATTCAGAACACGCTGAACAGTATCGCTTTGGGAATGCGCGATGTGCTCGACAACACAGAGCACTATCCCGTAAAAGCCTTCCAGGGACAATTCCAACGGCTGCGTACCGATCTCGAAGACGGAATGAAGCGGGAGCAAGCGGTTTCCGTCGCAACGCGCACTGCTGAGCAGCATCAGTACCTTGAAAGTTCTGTCGCACAATTCTGGGAAGCTCTCGATCACGTCTTCGATCTGTCGCGCAACGGCAAGGAAGAGGAGGCTCGCCTGCAAATAAGTCAGTCGCTTCAAGCTCGCGAAGCGGCGCTGAGCATCGCCGTAGCTCGCTTGCTGGTAGAGAACAATGAGAGCGAGAAGCAAGCCGCAGAGCGAGTAAACGACATTTATCGCAGAGTTGAAAGACAGGCATATACGTTTCTCATCGCAGCCCTCGCGGCCATCGTGCTTACCAGCGTGTTGCTGATCCGGTCGAATCGCGAACTTTTTCACCGGCTGGCCACGCTTTCCGAGCAACGCAGTGACCTGGCCCAAAAATTGATCTCAACCCAAGAGTCGACGCTCAGCTATGTCTCCCGCGAACTTCACGACGAATTCGGGCAGATACTCACTGCGCTCGGAGCCATGCTCACGCGCGCCGCGAAGCGAAATCCCGATGCGGAACTGAATGAGAGCTTGCGCGAAATTCGCGACGTCGCGCAATCGGCGCTGAACAAAGTACGCACGCTCTCGCAAGCGTTGCACCCCGTGATGCTCGACGAAGCCGGCCTCGAGCAAAGCCTCGACTGGTATCTGCCTACAGTCGAGCGTCAGACCGGGATTGCCATCTCCTATGAAAAATCCGGGAGCGCATTTGAAGTCCCCCGCAGTGCCGGAGTTCACATTTACCGGGTCGTACAGGAAGCGCTGAACAATGTGAAGCGGCACTCAGGAGCTCAGCGCGCGTGGGTGCGTCTGCGTTTTCTCGCCGATGCACTCGAGCTCGAAATTGAAGATCACGGTCGAGGACTAGCCAGATCGAATGGGACGCGCGGTATAGGCCTCGTAGGAATGCGAGAACGCGCACAGCTCATTGATGCGCAGTTAAGCTTCACGCAGCCTGCGGAAGGAGGGACTCTGGTAAAGCTGCGAGTACCACGAACTGCGAGTGCCGAGGCCAATAAGGAGCCAGAGCACGTTGGCTAA
- a CDS encoding DUF2063 domain-containing protein, with amino-acid sequence MNLLELQRKFNEALATKLNSQEGIRDRTMAGESMHELVEGIVKPNDRLSSVERLEIYSRSYWFRILSSLNEDFVGLRAVMGDEKFDALCEAYLAANPSRSFTLRNLGSRLESWLRANPRYTHPHEQLALDMVRIEWADIECFDAAEEPTLKLTEIQELGEDPGLRLQPHIQLLNLQFPVDSLLLQIREENDDGSDEASNTFSERRSRSRVKSVRKSKPKPTFVVVHRTDYLVYFKRVTPEAFRLLSALREGKKLSETIDLAFNPSTWPEAKIMELVQGWFADWAEWGWFSGSKLESNSSSADPLSN; translated from the coding sequence ATGAATTTGCTGGAGCTCCAGCGCAAGTTCAACGAGGCGCTGGCTACGAAGCTGAATTCCCAAGAAGGAATTCGCGACCGCACCATGGCCGGCGAGTCCATGCATGAGTTGGTAGAAGGAATTGTCAAGCCGAATGACAGGCTAAGTTCGGTCGAGCGGCTCGAAATCTACAGCCGCTCCTATTGGTTCCGCATTCTGTCGAGTTTGAATGAGGACTTCGTTGGTCTGCGCGCAGTCATGGGCGATGAGAAGTTCGACGCGCTCTGCGAAGCTTACCTGGCAGCGAATCCATCGCGCTCGTTTACGCTGCGCAACCTGGGATCGCGGCTGGAGAGTTGGCTGCGCGCCAATCCGCGATACACGCATCCGCATGAGCAGTTAGCGCTCGATATGGTTCGAATCGAATGGGCAGACATTGAATGCTTCGACGCTGCGGAAGAGCCCACGTTGAAACTCACCGAGATTCAGGAACTGGGCGAAGATCCTGGGTTGCGCCTGCAGCCGCACATTCAGCTGCTCAATCTGCAGTTTCCGGTCGACAGTCTGCTGCTTCAGATCCGCGAAGAGAACGACGACGGGTCCGACGAGGCCAGCAATACGTTTTCGGAACGGCGCAGCCGTTCGCGCGTGAAGAGCGTGCGCAAATCGAAGCCGAAGCCAACTTTCGTCGTAGTCCATCGCACCGATTATCTGGTCTACTTTAAGCGCGTTACACCTGAAGCATTCCGCCTGCTAAGCGCACTGCGCGAGGGCAAGAAGCTCTCGGAAACAATCGATTTAGCCTTCAATCCATCCACCTGGCCGGAAGCTAAGATCATGGAACTCGTGCAGGGCTGGTTCGCGGATTGGGCGGAGTGGGGCTGGTTTTCGGGGAGCAAGCTGGAATCGAACAGCTCTTCTGCTGATCCATTGAGTAATTAG
- a CDS encoding TlpA family protein disulfide reductase, which yields MQSRLRRVVAAYVIALLLIFAASAFAAKNVRKLTLRNLQGNKARLGDYQGRIVVLNFWATWCGPCKEELPRLGKMADQYAAQNVAFVLASIDEQRKLEAVRDFVAQQKLSLPVLVGADVDLLEQLSGTNVVPATLIIDDKGEIVRAINGEAHEEDVKQAVDWLLNGKNGPAPTERVKRY from the coding sequence ATGCAATCCAGGCTTCGGCGCGTAGTCGCCGCTTATGTAATCGCTCTGCTCCTGATTTTCGCTGCTTCTGCCTTCGCTGCAAAGAACGTTCGGAAGCTCACGCTGCGAAATCTCCAGGGCAACAAGGCCCGACTTGGCGATTACCAGGGACGGATCGTGGTACTGAATTTCTGGGCTACCTGGTGCGGGCCGTGCAAGGAAGAACTTCCACGTTTAGGGAAAATGGCTGATCAATATGCCGCGCAGAATGTCGCCTTCGTGTTGGCATCCATTGACGAGCAAAGGAAGCTCGAAGCAGTTCGCGATTTTGTGGCGCAACAAAAGCTTAGCTTGCCAGTTTTAGTAGGAGCGGACGTCGATCTCCTTGAGCAACTGTCCGGCACCAACGTGGTCCCCGCAACGCTGATCATCGACGACAAAGGGGAGATCGTCCGCGCCATCAATGGCGAAGCCCACGAAGAGGATGTCAAACAAGCCGTGGATTGGCTTTTGAATGGGAAGAACGGTCCGGCGCCCACGGAGCGGGTGAAGAGGTATTGA
- a CDS encoding cytochrome C, producing the protein MLTIAAVCMLCACKVSRPGSVESGVMKEVKKNITVGGKDDQNPVPDNQASVNEGKEHFGHHCQICHGLDGQNTGVPFAGQMSPPVADLKSADIQAYTDGQLHWILINGINPSGMPAWKGILEDDEMWKVVRYIRHLPEKGSLGVPAVFKEEEEEHKQMESAGSPEHHHPATTNPKSRH; encoded by the coding sequence ATGTTGACCATTGCTGCCGTGTGCATGCTTTGCGCGTGTAAAGTCTCTCGGCCCGGCTCGGTCGAATCCGGCGTCATGAAAGAAGTTAAAAAGAACATCACGGTCGGCGGCAAGGACGACCAGAACCCTGTGCCTGACAATCAAGCCTCCGTCAACGAAGGCAAGGAGCACTTTGGACATCATTGCCAGATCTGCCACGGCCTCGATGGGCAGAACACTGGAGTTCCTTTCGCCGGCCAAATGTCACCTCCCGTCGCGGATTTGAAGTCAGCAGATATCCAGGCTTACACGGATGGACAGCTGCACTGGATTCTGATCAACGGCATAAATCCTTCGGGAATGCCGGCATGGAAGGGGATCCTCGAAGACGACGAGATGTGGAAAGTCGTGCGCTACATCCGGCACTTGCCTGAAAAGGGAAGTCTCGGTGTTCCTGCGGTCTTCAAGGAAGAGGAAGAAGAGCACAAGCAGATGGAATCTGCTGGAAGTCCGGAGCACCATCACCCTGCCACGACAAACCCAAAGAGCAGGCACTGA
- a CDS encoding DNA-binding response regulator, which produces MTKNKISVLLVDDHSLVRRGFRRMLEDESDMQVVGEASSGGEAVQLAGKLRPQVILMDCALQGESGITATRKIIEALPDTAVLMLSMHSEETLVRQSLEAGARGYILKNASDLDLAAAIRRVLDGNVVLDPQLKRTETLRGERAGGLTSRELEVLQLIAMGKSNKEIASDLDLSVNTVAVHRANIMNALGLHKTAELVVYAIRNGLVNLP; this is translated from the coding sequence ATGACCAAAAACAAGATCTCCGTTCTTCTGGTCGACGATCATAGCCTTGTCCGTCGCGGCTTCCGACGTATGCTGGAAGACGAGAGCGATATGCAAGTCGTTGGCGAGGCCAGCAGTGGCGGGGAAGCCGTGCAACTTGCGGGAAAGCTCAGACCGCAGGTCATCCTCATGGATTGCGCCTTGCAAGGCGAGAGCGGCATCACAGCAACGCGAAAGATCATCGAGGCGTTACCCGACACAGCGGTTCTCATGCTAAGCATGCATTCGGAAGAAACGCTCGTTCGCCAATCTCTCGAAGCCGGAGCCCGTGGCTACATTCTGAAGAACGCTTCGGATCTCGACCTGGCTGCCGCTATCCGCCGAGTTCTTGACGGAAATGTCGTGCTCGACCCGCAGCTAAAACGGACTGAAACGTTAAGAGGAGAGCGCGCAGGCGGACTCACCAGTCGCGAGCTTGAGGTTCTTCAACTGATTGCGATGGGCAAATCGAACAAGGAGATCGCAAGCGACCTCGACCTGAGCGTCAACACCGTGGCAGTGCATCGGGCGAATATCATGAATGCGCTTGGCCTGCATAAGACCGCCGAACTCGTCGTCTACGCCATTCGCAATGGCTTGGTGAACCTTCCGTAA